GCGCCTCCCCCCCCCACGACGTCGATGTCGCTCTGCGCGGACAGCAGCGCGGCGAACCCCGAGCGCACCATGTCCTGGTCGTCCACGACGACCACCCGGATGGTCATGCCCATTTCTCCTGTCCTGGTCACCTGACGAACCCGTGCGGCCCGACCACAGGGCGGCGGAGGCGTGGCTGCGGCGGTATCGCCGTACCACTGCGGTCGGGGCGGAGATCACGCGGAATTTCGTCCGAACGGCCGATTGAGGGGCACGGAGCTGAGCCGGATCGTCGGCGTCGCCACGGGGCGCAGACGCCTCCAGCTGAGCCGCCGCACGAAATCCAACAGGAAACGACAAAATCATTGACCTGCCGTTTGCCGCACCCCTACCTTCTGATCGATTCACCGAGCTCCGTCCGGTAGATCGGACAGAGCTGCGGTGGCCGCAGGCGTGTGCCGCAGAGCCTCATGATGGCCCCGGGCCAGCGTCCTGGAAAGATCACGTTCTTCTCCCCTTCCCTCCCCCTGGAGAGCCGCATGTCCCACACTGCTGCACGAAGATGGACAAGACGCATCACCGCACGGGTCCTCGCCGTCGGGCTCGTCGTCGCCGGTCTGGCGAGCCTGGACCGGCAGGAGCCGTCGGCGCCCCTGGCCGTCGAACCGGCCGCTGTGAGCACCAGCCAGATCGGCGTCACGCCGCCGCCGATGGGCTGGGCGTCCTGGAACAGCTTTTTCAGCAGCATCGATCACAACGTGATCAAGCAGCAGGCCGATGCCCTGGTCTCCTCCGGCATGGCGGCGGCCGGCTACAAGTACGTCAACCTCGACGACGGCTGGTGGCAGGGTCAGCGCGACGCGAACGGCAACATCGTCGTCGACGAGACCCTGTGGCCGGGTGGCATGAAGGCGATCGCCGACTACATCCACAGCAAGGGTCTGAAGGCCGGTATCTACACCGACGCGGGCAAGCAGGGCTGCGGCTACTACTACCCCACCACCCGGCCCGCCGCGCCCAACACCGGTATGGAGGGCCACTACCAGCAGGACCTGGAGACCTTCCAGCGCTGGGGCTTCGACTACGTCAAGATCGACTGGTGCGGCGGCCGGGTCGAGGGCCTGGACCAGGAGACCCAGTACAAGCAGATCGCCGCCGCGAACCAGGCCGCGACCGCCGTCACCGGCCGCAAGCTGGTGCTGTCCTTCTGCGAGTGGGGCACCGGACTGTCCTGGAATTGGGCGACGGGCTACGGCGACCTGTGGCGCACCAGCCACGACGTGCTCCTGTACAAGGAGACCCCGGGCCTGACGAAGATGTACCGCAACTTCGACGAGGCCCTCCAGCCCGCGGCCCAGCACACCGGCTACTACAACGACCCCGACATGCTGATGGTCGGCCTGAGCGGTATGACCGCCCAACGCAACCGGCTGCACATGAGCCTGTGGTCGATCGCCGGCGCCCCGCTGCTGGCCGGCAACAACGTGGCCACGATGACCACCGAGACCCGCGACATCCTCACCAACCCCGAGGTCCTCGCCATCAACCAGGACCCGCGCGGCCTGCAGGGCGTCAAGGTCGCCGAGGACACCCGGAACCTCCAGGTGTACGGCAAGGTCCTCTCCGGCACGGGCAAGCGCGCGGTGATGCTGTTCAACCGCACCAGCTCAGCCGCGAACATCACCGTCCGCTGGGCCGACCTCGGCCTCACCTCGGCCTCCGCCCGCGTACGCAACGCCTGGACCCGTACCGACGCCGGATCGTTCACCACCGGCTACACCACCTCCGTCCCCGCGAACGACGCGGTCCTGCTGACCGTCTCCGGCACCGAGGCCTCCGGCTCGACGTACGAGGACACCACCACCGCCACCACCCCGACGTTCGGCAACGTCACCGCCTCCACGGCGGGCACCAAGCTCGTCGACATCACCTACGCCAACGGCGGCAGCACCGCCCGCAAGGCCACCATCCAGGTGGGCGGCCAGTACAAGTACGTCGTGTCCTTCCCGCCGACCGGCTCGGCCACCACCTACCGCACCGTCTCCGTGCTCGCCCACCTGGCCAAGGGAGCGAACACCGTCCGCTTCGCCACGGTCTCCGGCAGCACCGCCCCCGACATCGACGCCCTTCGCGTTCAGGCCATCCCCGGCACCGACGGCGCCGCCCTCGTCGGCGCCGCCTCGGGGCGCTGCGTGGACATCGACAAGAACACCTACGTCAACGCCACCCAGGCACAGATCTGGGACTGCTCCGGCGGACGAAACCAGACCTTCACCCGGACCTCGCGCGGTGAACTCGTCGTCTACGGCAACAAGTGCCTCGACGCCGACAACAACGGCACCACCAACGGCACCAAGGTCATCATCTGGGACTGCGCAGGCG
The genomic region above belongs to Streptomyces coeruleorubidus and contains:
- a CDS encoding RICIN domain-containing protein, coding for MSHTAARRWTRRITARVLAVGLVVAGLASLDRQEPSAPLAVEPAAVSTSQIGVTPPPMGWASWNSFFSSIDHNVIKQQADALVSSGMAAAGYKYVNLDDGWWQGQRDANGNIVVDETLWPGGMKAIADYIHSKGLKAGIYTDAGKQGCGYYYPTTRPAAPNTGMEGHYQQDLETFQRWGFDYVKIDWCGGRVEGLDQETQYKQIAAANQAATAVTGRKLVLSFCEWGTGLSWNWATGYGDLWRTSHDVLLYKETPGLTKMYRNFDEALQPAAQHTGYYNDPDMLMVGLSGMTAQRNRLHMSLWSIAGAPLLAGNNVATMTTETRDILTNPEVLAINQDPRGLQGVKVAEDTRNLQVYGKVLSGTGKRAVMLFNRTSSAANITVRWADLGLTSASARVRNAWTRTDAGSFTTGYTTSVPANDAVLLTVSGTEASGSTYEDTTTATTPTFGNVTASTAGTKLVDITYANGGSTARKATIQVGGQYKYVVSFPPTGSATTYRTVSVLAHLAKGANTVRFATVSGSTAPDIDALRVQAIPGTDGAALVGAASGRCVDIDKNTYVNATQAQIWDCSGGRNQTFTRTSRGELVVYGNKCLDADNNGTTNGTKVIIWDCAGGTNQKWTVNSDGTITNNLSGLCLDASEAATANGTKLILWTCNGQNNQKWTLT